The segment CTGCAATTGAAGAAAGATGGCGACGAGCTCGGCGTGCCGCGCCTTACGATGGTCGATAGGGAATGGCTAAGAGCCAACGAGCCTAATCTATCTGAAAATGTCGTAGCCGCGCTTTACGCGCCGACGGCAGGGATCATAAGTCCATATCGCTGGGTTTACGATTTCGCAGAGAATGCCGCCGCGAACGGCGTTGAGATACGCACCAGCGCGAAAGTCGAAAATATCCGTCAGGTAAATCCTGGATTCGAGATAGACACAACAAAAGGAATATTCAAAGGCCGGTATGTGGTTAATACTGCGGGACTCTATGCCGATAGCATATCTGCGATGGTCGGAGTGAGCGATTTTAAAATACAACCGCGTAAAGGCGAGGAGTTTCTTCTCGATAAGAAGCGGGAAAACATAACCAAACATCTTCTTTTCCCGCTACCGTCGAAGATATCCAAAGGCATATTGGTTACAAGGACTTCCGACGGCAATCCGATGATAGGCCCGACGTCTGAAGATGTCGGTGACAAAGAGGATCTGGCGACGACCGAAGCGGGGCTTAGTAAAGTCCTCGAAGGCGCCAGGAAGATGGTTCCTTCTATAAACCCAAACGATATTATCGCGTATTTCGCGGGTTTAAGGCCTGTCGCCGGGGAAGATTTTATAATAAGGCATGAGGGTAGCGCGCCGGGATTTATCAATGTCGCCGGAATACAGTCGCCCGGGCTTACCGCCGCGCCGGCCATAGCGCTTATGGTCGCGGGCCTTCTTAAGAGTAACGGCCTTAAAATGAGGAGAAAATTTTTCTTCCGCGCTCATCGCAGGGAAGAGGCGCATCTTTTCGCCGTTGGGTTGGATAAGGCGAAAAGTCTTATAGAAAAAGACCCGTCGTACGGCGATGTCGTTTGCAGATGCGAGACGGTATCGGCGAAAGAAGTGCGCGAGGCTATTGCGCGCGGAGCCGTAACGATGGACGGGATAAAATTCAGGACGCGCGCGCAGGCCGGGCGCTGTCACGGCAGTTTCTGTACGCCGCGACTTATGAAGATACTGGCGGAAGAGACGGGAAAGCCGCTTACGGGAGTTACGAAACGCGGTGAGGGGTCGGAATTGGTCAAGGAGCAAAGGGGTGAGGAAAAGACCGATGGTTAAAAGAGATATTGTGGTTATAGGCGGAGGCCCGGCTGGTATGGCGGCCGCGGCGGCGGCTTACGCGGCCGGGATAAAGGATATTCTTCTCATAGAGCGCGACCAGTATCTGGGCGGGCTTCTCAACCAATGCGTCCATACGGGATTCGGGATAGGTTATTTTAAACAATTACTTACGGGCCCGGAATACGCCGACAGATTTATAAAGAAGATAAACGCGATATCGGACATAGAGGTAAGCCTGCGATCGTTCGTCGTGCGCCTGGCGCCCGATAAGACGGTTACATATCTTGTGCCGGGTAAACTTTGCGAAGTACAGCCGCGCGCGCTTATAATGGCGACCGGTTGCCGCGAGAGGACACGCGAGATGATACACATCCCCGGCACGAGGCCTGCGGGCGTATTTTCCGCCGGGCTCGCCCAGCGGCTTATAAATATCGAGGGGTTGTTGCCGGGCAGGGAAGTGGTGATAATCGGTTCCGGTGACATAGGGCTTATCATGGCGCGGCGTTTTACGTTCGGCGGCGCGAAGGTCAAAGCGATAGTCGAGATACAGCCGAAGACCAGGGGGCTGGCGCGCAACGTCGTCCAGTGCGTTGATGATTTCGATATACCGGTATATTTTAATCACAAAGTCAGGAAGATCCGCGGCCAGGAAAGGGTTGAAGGTGTCGATATCGTTCGCATCGATGAGAATATGAATGAAATAGCCGGCACGGAGCTTAAAATAGACTGTGATACCGTGCTCGTATCGGTCGGGCTTATTCCGGAGAACGAACTTATCGAGATGGCGGGTTTTACCATCGATGAGGAGAAGAACCCGGGAGTATTCGTCTGCGGAAACGCGCGCAAAGTTTATGACTATGTCGACTCTGTAACCGCCGATAGCGAGCTTGCCGGTAAGCGCGCCGCGGAGTTTATAATAAGAGGTAGCCGATGACGACGAAAAAGTTCACCTGTATAGAATGCCCGAGGGGCTGTACGCTTTCGGTGGATATTGAAAACTGCAAGGCCGTAAAAGTTACAGGCAACGGTTGTCCTAAGGGGGTCGCGTATGCCCTGACCGAAGTGGAAGCCCCGGTAAGGATATTGACCGCCACCGTTATTGCCGATGGCCTTGCGTTGAAGCTGGTTCCCGTGCGGACGGACAAACCCATTCCAAAGACGGATCTTTTTAAGGCGATGGAGGAGATAAGGAAGATACGGATACTTCGGCCGGTGAAATGCGGCGATGTGATAGAGGAAAATTTCCTCGGGTTGGGCGTGAAGCTGATAGCCACCAGAGAGGCAACCGAGGATAGAATAACCGCGCATAGAATAACCGCGTATTGAGAATAACCGCGTATAGAATAACCGCGTAGGTTATTCTGTGGTAAGCCGGTAGTAAACCTACGCGGTTAACAGGTTGAGAATAACCGTGCGTAGAATAACCGCGTATAGAATAACCGCGTAGGTTATTCTGTGGTAAACCGGTAGCAAACCTACGCGGTTAACAGGTTGATATTCTGTGGTAAGCCGGTAGCAAACCTACGCGGTTAGCATGTGAGGAGAAGATAGAGTGGAAGCATTAAACGCGATATGGACTTTTCCGGCGATAATACTTGCCGCTATGCTTATAGCCTGGTCGGCGGAATGCGGCCAATTCTTCATCTCGCAGGGGCTTGCCCTCGCGGTGCTCGCGTGGGTGCAGACACTTCCCGAGTTTGCGGTCGAAGCGGTTATCGCTTTTAGCGCCGCGAAGGATTCGGCAAAATTACATCTCATCACGGCCAACTTCACCGGTTCTTTGAGGTTATTCGTGGGTCTCGGCTGGCCGATGGTCTATTTCGTCTCGATGTTCTTCGGTAAAATAAAGGGACGTGACAGATATTCCTGGTCCATAAAATTACATGATGAACATGCCGTCGCCATATTGGCGCTTCTTCCGGCGCTTATCTATTTTATGGTGATATATTTCAAAGGGACGCTAAATGTTTTTGACGGCGTCATTCTTGGAGCGATCTACTTCGCGTACCTGTACGCTCTGTCAAAATTTCCCGCCCGCGACAAGGAGGGTGTGAATGATCTCGGTCGCGTTCCGAAATATGTCATGAAGTTAAAATATCCCGCCGATATCATATGGATTATAGGTTTATTTTTAGCCGGCGCGGTGATCATATTTTTCTCGGCGCACCCTTTTCTTAATTCGATGCTTGCCATAGCCGTATCTATGGGTATATCTCAATTCGTTTTTGTCCAGTGGGTGTCGCCGTTTTTAAGCGAATTTCCGGAGAAACTCTCTGCGTTTTACTGGGCGCGAAAGGTCACGAAGGCTCCGATGGCGCTGGTCAATTTTGTGTCCTCCTCTATAAACCAGTGGACGATACTTGTGGCGATGATACCGTTTATTTATTCGTTCGGCCTCGGTCATTTCGCGCCGGTCGTATTCGACGGCCACCAGAAGGCCGAAATACTATTGACGATAGTCCAGTCCTACCTGGGGTTTTTATTCCTGGCGAGCATGGACTTCGGCTTCTTCGAAGCGGCGGCGCTTTTTATCCTATGGCTTACCCAGTTCATCTTTCCAGACATCCGCCGCGAAATAACGTGGGTTTACGGCGCATGGGCGATCATCGAGACATTCCGTCTCGTGAAGAATTTCGATAAACGTAATGCTTTCCATGTACTGTTTAAGAGGGCATCTAAATGACGAAAGAGAAGATACTCATAATCGAAGATGAAAAAGATATTATCAGGATGCTCGAATATAACCTTAAGAAGGAAGGGTATGATACGGCTTCCACGCGTAACGGCCAAGACGCAGTTGATGCGGCCAGCAAAGAGCGCCCCGATCTAATACTTCTCGACCTGATGCTGCCAGGTATGAATGGCTTCGAAGTGTGCAAGGCATTAAAAGATAAAGACTCGCGCCAGACGATTTCAATCCCGATAATTATGCTTACCGCTAAGTCTCAGGAGTCCGATAAGATCGTAGGATTGGAACTTGGGGCGGATGATTACGTGACTAAGCCGTTTAGCCCGAAGGAACTCATCGCCCGGATAAGAGCGGTGTTGCGGCGAGCTAAAGAAAAAGGCCGGCCCCTGGAGGTGTTGAAGGCGGGGGATCTCGTTATCGATTTTTTAAAGATAACGGTAATGGTAAAAAATAAACCGGTAATGCTTACCGCGAAAGAGTTCGAGCTTTTAAAGACGCTGGTAAAGGCCAACGGCAGGATGTTGTCGCGCGACTACCTGCTTAATACGATATGGGGACTCGACCAGTCGCTCGAGATACAGACGCGCACAGTCGACGTGCACATAAGAACTTTGCGTAAAAAACTGAAGAGCGCCTCTAAATATATCGTAACGGTTAAAAACTACGGATACAGGTTCGAAGACGAGAATGAAGATTACTAGTTTCGGCTCAAAACTTATATTATCCTACCTGCTGGTTATCCTGATACCTTTTACGCTTATAGCTTTTTTTCTCGACAAAAAGCTCGAAAAAAACTCCCTGCATAATATTCAATCGTCTCTTATTACAAGGGCCCGTCTTATCGAGGATCGCCTGTTTTCCGACAAGCTTGCCGGGGAAGATACGGCTTATCTGGAAAGTGTCGTTAAAAAATTGAGCCTGATGGCGGAATGCCGGATTACCGTTATTTCTGTCAGCGGTAAAGTTCTCGCTGATTCCGAAAAACCGCTGGAAGATATTGCGCGTATGGAAAATCATAGCGACAGGCCGGAGGTAAAGACGGCCCTTGCCGGCCGCGTCGGAGTGGATATCCGCTATTCGCCTACGCTAAAAATAGATATGCTCTACGCCGCGCTTCCTTTACAGAATAAGAACGTAATCGCGGGGGCTCTGCGGCTCGCGCTTCCGCTTACGAGTGTCCAGAACACCCTTTTTGTCATTAGAAAAATCGTATTTCTTGGATTATTTTTCGCCGTTATTTTTGCTTTTATACTTGGGTCTGTCCTGGCGCTTAAGACGGTCGGGCCTATAAATAAAATGATCCAGGTATCGCGCAGGTTTTCGGAAGGGGATTTCAGCCGCAGGATATTTCATGGTTCCAGGGACGAGATAGGCGAGTTGGCGTCTACACTGAACCACATGGCGCAGGATATTGAAAATAAGGTAAAAGAGATCGAATCCCAAAATCAAAAACTCGCGGCAATTTTTAACAGTATGGTAGAAGGTATTATGGTGATAGACGGCCTTGCCCGCATAGTCTCAATCAATCCGGCCGCCGAGCGGATATTCGCCGTATCAGGTTCTGCGGTAAAGGGCCGGCTTTTTCTCGAGGCGATCCGCAATAATGACTTATTCGGGATAATCGATATTACGCTGAGAAGCGGAGAATCGTCGCGCGCCGAAATAACGCTTTTATATCCGGTGAAGCGTATATTTGAAATAAATGCCGCACCCATATTCGATGTTCCTGTTTCGTCCGGGGGTAATGCTGATATCGTTGTCGGATGCCTGGCGGTAATACATGATATAACGGAGATAAGGCGGCTCGAGACGATGCGTCGCGATTTCGTGGCGAACGTTTCACATGAATTGAAGACGCCGCTTACCTCTATAAAGGGTTTTGTGGAGACGCTCCTGGAAGGCGCCCTGGATGACAAGGAAAACGGCCGGAATTTTCTGAAAATAGTCCAGGAACATACTGAAAGGCTGGATTCGCTGGTGAGTGATTTGCTTGTTTTGTCCAGTCTTGAATCGAAAGAAACGCCGCTTAATAAGGAGAATGTCGATCTAAGGCAGCAATCGGACAAGGTCATCCTCGGCTTCTCGTCACAACTGAAGGATAAAAATATAAAAGTAGAAAATAATATTCGGCCGGGCCTTGTAGTTAATGTCGATAAAAAGAAGATCGAGCAGGTGTTTACCAATCTTATTGATAACGCCATAAAATTTAATAAGGGCAACGGCTTTATTAAAATCTACAATAATGATATGTCCGGTTTTACGAAGATAACGGTTGAAGATTCCGGCCTTGGGATTCCCGAAAAAGATATTTCACGCATATTCGAACGATTTTACCGTGTGGACAAGGCGCGCTCCCGCGAATTGGGCGGCACCGGCCTGGGCCTTTCGATAGTCAAACACATAATAGAGTTGCACGACGGTACCGTCGGTGTAGAGAGCGCGGAAGGCGTTGGATCGAAATTCTGGTTCACGATGCCGTAAAAGGCGGCGAAGAGCTCTTAAAAATGCGGCCTGTTACACAACAATAAATTTTAACCCTGCCAGTAATTTTTAAAACCCTGTAAAAACTTTACATGTATTTTACTTCCCCTTGAAGCGGATTTAATATCCATATTCTATACTCCTGTTAGAAAACAAACGGCCCCCACATATACGGAAGGAGGTGAAGTATGTTCGGTGACGAACTGATAATAGGGAGCGTTAGGGCTCAGGTGGAACATCTTAAACAGATCCTCGCGCAGATAGAAGATGATCAGCGGTGGAAAGAGCATAGTGTCTATTATGCTAAGGAGATGTATGATGTCGAGAAGAACTTGAGGAAAATACGAAAATTCGATTTTGAGCCCATAAATAAAAGATAAAATGTTGGATTGAAAAAAGAAAAAAACACAAACGGGAGAGTGATAAAATGAAGAAGCTACTGCTCGTATTATGTCTGGTGGCTTTATTTGCGTCGGCTCACGGCAGGCAGGCGCAGGCAAGTGAAGTGGATGTGTTGGTGCAAAAGTTAGTGGAAAAGAGTGTCCTGTCGCCTGCCGAGGCGCAGATCATTATGGATGAGACGAAACTGCAGGTGTCGAAAGACTTGGCGCAGGCGAAGTCGCTTTCTGTGCCGGACTGGACCCAGCGGGTAAAGTGGGGCGGTGACGTCAGGTTCAGGACTCAAGGGGACTGGGGGAAGCCTACCACATCCGACAGCGCTTCTACTATAAAGCACCAGCGTATTAGAGAAAGAGTTCGAGGCAGATTCTACATGGAAGGGAAGATAAACGATTTTATGTACGGCGGAGTAAGGTTTGCCGGAGGGGCTACGAGCGCCAGATCGACGAACGATACCCTTGACGATTATTTTGCGAAAGACTATGCGATGTTCGATCAATACTACATCAGGGTGGATGCTCCGAGCGAAATGATCAGGGATTACGGCCAATATTTCAGCGATGCCAGGCTCTGGCTGGGCAGGTTTACTAATCCTTACGAATCCTCCGAACTTGTATGGGACACGGACATAAATCTGAATGGTATCGCATTTCAGTATGTGTCGCCCGATCTGAAAATCGGCACTCTACCGGATGTTAATATTTTTTCCAACCTTGGTTTTCACTGGCTGAACGAGAGCGCTAACATAAGCGCCGATCCTCTGCTTTTCGGCGGCCAGGCAGGTATAAAGACCGCGCGATTCGGCCCGCTTGATACGATAATGCAGATCGCGACCAGCATGTGGGATTTTACGCACCTGAAGGGCAAAAATCCTACCGGATCGTCTGGGACGAACTCGCGTTGGTGGAACGGCGCCGGCGGGGATAATACGGCCGGGACGTATAGATACGACTACTACCTCCTCGATCTTTTACTAAGCGTGGATAACGAAAAGATATTCGATATCCCACTGCCCAATGGATTGTATACAGATTTTGTCCACAACATGGGTTGCTCTGAACAGAACAACGGATTCCTGCTCGGATGCTATATAGGTAAGAAGAAGTTGAAGGCTCAGGGGGATTGGAAAGTCAGGACGGAGTGGCGCTATATAGAGCGCGATGCAGTCGCGGACTTCACACCGGATTCGGACTTCTACGGATTCGGAACCTATACCGCATCCTCGACCAGCGCGAATACCAATGGTGTGCCTGCCGAAGGCGGCACGAACGGTAAAGGTATTAATATAGCGTTTGAATATCAACTGCTTAAAAACACAGGCCTTAACATAGAGTATTACTGGATGGAACCAATTAAATCCTGGGGTAAATTAGATCCATGGAATGAAGTTCAGTTTGATATTGTCACCAAATTCTAACATCGCAAGTTTACGAATAATTCATAAAAAAAGAAGGGGGTAACATGAATAGATTTCTAACGGTGTTTCTAATAATTTCGCTCGGGCTCTTCAGCCATAGCTTCTGTTTTGGGGGTGAGAATATGGTGCAGGTCAAAGGATCCGACACTCTTATTAATGTGGTGCAGAAGCTGGCCGAGTTGTACATGGAGAAAGCTCCCGGCATAAGTATCGCGGTTACGGGTGGTGGATCCGGAACCGGCATAGCGGCCCTTATAAACAAAAACTGCGCGATAGCAAATTCGTCCCGCCAGATAAAGTCCAGTGAAGTCGAGCAGGCGGTCAAGAAAGGGGTTGACGCGAAAAGAATGGTTGTGGCTATAGATGCTCTCAGTATTATAGTGAACGCCCAAAATCCGGTCGATGCTCTTACGGTAGAGCAGATCGGAAAAATATATAAAGGCGAAATAAAAAACTGGAGTGAGGTTGGAGGCAATAACCTTGCCATTACTCTCTACGGAAGGCAATCTAATTCCGGAACTTATGATTTTATGAAGGAAAACGTTATGTTCGGAGAATATTCTCCGAACCTTAAGAGCATGAACGGCAACGCCCAGATATCCGAGGCTCTAAAGCAGGATGCTTCGGGCATAGGTTATGTAGGCGTAGGTTACGCGAAAGAAGCTGTTGGAGTGAAGGCGCTTAAAGTCGCGGTTAAGAGCGGCGGCGCATATTATGATCCTTTCAATATAATGGATGTCAAAAGCGGGAGATATCCGATAACCAGGCCTCTGAATCAGTATATTAACGGCATGCCTAAAGGATTGGTAAAAGATTTCCTCGAGTTCGAATTAAGCTCCGAAGGCCAGGCGATAGTCGAGACGGAAGGTTTCTTCGCCATACCGGAAGAATACCAAACGTATAATGATCAGGTTCTGGGCCGATCCGGTAAGATAAGGGAAAGTCCTATGCGGCCCGAAGACCTGGAAGCAAATCTTGGCGCCGGATGAAATACACAAAGAGGATGGGTTATGTCCAGACATAATAATTTTAAAGAGAAGCTTATCCATGGCCTGTTCTTTTTTAACGGGCTGTTGGTAATATTGGTGTTGGCGGGCATATTTGCGCTCT is part of the Candidatus Omnitrophota bacterium genome and harbors:
- a CDS encoding NAD(P)/FAD-dependent oxidoreductase → MNNYDVIIIGGGVAGTAIARELSRYRLKVSLLEKEVELAFGVSKSNSGIIHPGTQHKPGSLKGRLCVEGNALTKRLAKELSVDFKEVGELIVAFNEEERLRLLQLKKDGDELGVPRLTMVDREWLRANEPNLSENVVAALYAPTAGIISPYRWVYDFAENAAANGVEIRTSAKVENIRQVNPGFEIDTTKGIFKGRYVVNTAGLYADSISAMVGVSDFKIQPRKGEEFLLDKKRENITKHLLFPLPSKISKGILVTRTSDGNPMIGPTSEDVGDKEDLATTEAGLSKVLEGARKMVPSINPNDIIAYFAGLRPVAGEDFIIRHEGSAPGFINVAGIQSPGLTAAPAIALMVAGLLKSNGLKMRRKFFFRAHRREEAHLFAVGLDKAKSLIEKDPSYGDVVCRCETVSAKEVREAIARGAVTMDGIKFRTRAQAGRCHGSFCTPRLMKILAEETGKPLTGVTKRGEGSELVKEQRGEEKTDG
- a CDS encoding FAD-dependent oxidoreductase; translation: MVKRDIVVIGGGPAGMAAAAAAYAAGIKDILLIERDQYLGGLLNQCVHTGFGIGYFKQLLTGPEYADRFIKKINAISDIEVSLRSFVVRLAPDKTVTYLVPGKLCEVQPRALIMATGCRERTREMIHIPGTRPAGVFSAGLAQRLINIEGLLPGREVVIIGSGDIGLIMARRFTFGGAKVKAIVEIQPKTRGLARNVVQCVDDFDIPVYFNHKVRKIRGQERVEGVDIVRIDENMNEIAGTELKIDCDTVLVSVGLIPENELIEMAGFTIDEEKNPGVFVCGNARKVYDYVDSVTADSELAGKRAAEFIIRGSR
- a CDS encoding DUF1667 domain-containing protein, whose amino-acid sequence is MTTKKFTCIECPRGCTLSVDIENCKAVKVTGNGCPKGVAYALTEVEAPVRILTATVIADGLALKLVPVRTDKPIPKTDLFKAMEEIRKIRILRPVKCGDVIEENFLGLGVKLIATREATEDRITAHRITAY
- a CDS encoding sodium:calcium antiporter, translated to MEALNAIWTFPAIILAAMLIAWSAECGQFFISQGLALAVLAWVQTLPEFAVEAVIAFSAAKDSAKLHLITANFTGSLRLFVGLGWPMVYFVSMFFGKIKGRDRYSWSIKLHDEHAVAILALLPALIYFMVIYFKGTLNVFDGVILGAIYFAYLYALSKFPARDKEGVNDLGRVPKYVMKLKYPADIIWIIGLFLAGAVIIFFSAHPFLNSMLAIAVSMGISQFVFVQWVSPFLSEFPEKLSAFYWARKVTKAPMALVNFVSSSINQWTILVAMIPFIYSFGLGHFAPVVFDGHQKAEILLTIVQSYLGFLFLASMDFGFFEAAALFILWLTQFIFPDIRREITWVYGAWAIIETFRLVKNFDKRNAFHVLFKRASK
- a CDS encoding response regulator transcription factor produces the protein MTKEKILIIEDEKDIIRMLEYNLKKEGYDTASTRNGQDAVDAASKERPDLILLDLMLPGMNGFEVCKALKDKDSRQTISIPIIMLTAKSQESDKIVGLELGADDYVTKPFSPKELIARIRAVLRRAKEKGRPLEVLKAGDLVIDFLKITVMVKNKPVMLTAKEFELLKTLVKANGRMLSRDYLLNTIWGLDQSLEIQTRTVDVHIRTLRKKLKSASKYIVTVKNYGYRFEDENEDY
- a CDS encoding ATP-binding protein; this translates as MKITSFGSKLILSYLLVILIPFTLIAFFLDKKLEKNSLHNIQSSLITRARLIEDRLFSDKLAGEDTAYLESVVKKLSLMAECRITVISVSGKVLADSEKPLEDIARMENHSDRPEVKTALAGRVGVDIRYSPTLKIDMLYAALPLQNKNVIAGALRLALPLTSVQNTLFVIRKIVFLGLFFAVIFAFILGSVLALKTVGPINKMIQVSRRFSEGDFSRRIFHGSRDEIGELASTLNHMAQDIENKVKEIESQNQKLAAIFNSMVEGIMVIDGLARIVSINPAAERIFAVSGSAVKGRLFLEAIRNNDLFGIIDITLRSGESSRAEITLLYPVKRIFEINAAPIFDVPVSSGGNADIVVGCLAVIHDITEIRRLETMRRDFVANVSHELKTPLTSIKGFVETLLEGALDDKENGRNFLKIVQEHTERLDSLVSDLLVLSSLESKETPLNKENVDLRQQSDKVILGFSSQLKDKNIKVENNIRPGLVVNVDKKKIEQVFTNLIDNAIKFNKGNGFIKIYNNDMSGFTKITVEDSGLGIPEKDISRIFERFYRVDKARSRELGGTGLGLSIVKHIIELHDGTVGVESAEGVGSKFWFTMP
- a CDS encoding putative porin produces the protein MKKLLLVLCLVALFASAHGRQAQASEVDVLVQKLVEKSVLSPAEAQIIMDETKLQVSKDLAQAKSLSVPDWTQRVKWGGDVRFRTQGDWGKPTTSDSASTIKHQRIRERVRGRFYMEGKINDFMYGGVRFAGGATSARSTNDTLDDYFAKDYAMFDQYYIRVDAPSEMIRDYGQYFSDARLWLGRFTNPYESSELVWDTDINLNGIAFQYVSPDLKIGTLPDVNIFSNLGFHWLNESANISADPLLFGGQAGIKTARFGPLDTIMQIATSMWDFTHLKGKNPTGSSGTNSRWWNGAGGDNTAGTYRYDYYLLDLLLSVDNEKIFDIPLPNGLYTDFVHNMGCSEQNNGFLLGCYIGKKKLKAQGDWKVRTEWRYIERDAVADFTPDSDFYGFGTYTASSTSANTNGVPAEGGTNGKGINIAFEYQLLKNTGLNIEYYWMEPIKSWGKLDPWNEVQFDIVTKF
- a CDS encoding PstS family phosphate ABC transporter substrate-binding protein: MNRFLTVFLIISLGLFSHSFCFGGENMVQVKGSDTLINVVQKLAELYMEKAPGISIAVTGGGSGTGIAALINKNCAIANSSRQIKSSEVEQAVKKGVDAKRMVVAIDALSIIVNAQNPVDALTVEQIGKIYKGEIKNWSEVGGNNLAITLYGRQSNSGTYDFMKENVMFGEYSPNLKSMNGNAQISEALKQDASGIGYVGVGYAKEAVGVKALKVAVKSGGAYYDPFNIMDVKSGRYPITRPLNQYINGMPKGLVKDFLEFELSSEGQAIVETEGFFAIPEEYQTYNDQVLGRSGKIRESPMRPEDLEANLGAG